In Streptomyces sclerotialus, the DNA window GGTACTCATCGTGTCGGGCGTCCTGGAGACGGTCTGGGCGACAGCCCTTGAGGCATCCAAGAACTTCTCCCGGTTGTGGCCGTCCCTGCTCTTCCTCGGCGCGCTCGCCCTCAGCATGGGCGGACTGTCGTACGCCGTGAACCAGATTCCGCTCGGCACCGCCTACGGCGTTTGGGTGGGCATCGGCGCCGTGGGCACCGCCGTTTACGGAATGGTGGCGCTCGGCGATCCGGCGACGGCCGCGCGTCTGCTGTGCCTGCTGCTCATCATCGGCGGCGTTGTCGGCCTCAAACTGCTGCACTGAGCCGGCCTCGCCCCGCCCTCCGAACTCCCGGGCCGTAAGAACCACGTGAGCAGCAGCCCGCCGCCTACCATGGGAACCGGTGGCCGTCGGCCATGGCCGGCGTACCGCACCTGACGCACCGTGACGGTGCGCCCCGGCACGCGCATCCCACCGAAAGGTCTATCGGATGACCCTGCCAGTCATCGTCGGTATCGACGGCACCGCTGAAAGCCTGGCTGCCGCTGACTGGGCGGCGGAGGAGGCCCTCCACCGCGACCTGCCGCTCATCCTGCTGCATGCGTGGGGGCCGCAGCGGCTTGCGAACGTACCGCTCGCGCTCCCCCTTCGGAGCAGGAGCAAGCCGCCGAACGGCTGCTGGAGGACGCCGAGAAGCAGGTACGCGAGCGTCACCCGGGTGTACGGGTCACGACCGAGCTGGCGACGGGCCCGGAGGTCACCATGCTGGCCGCCCGGAGTAATGACGCGACGATGCTCGTGCTGGGTTCCCGCGCGCTCGGCCCGGTGATGGGGTTCCTGGTGGGCTCGATCGGCCTCAAGGCACTCAAGCGCGTCCGGTGCCCGGTGGTGCTGGTGCGAAGCCGTGAGCGGGACGGCGGGACGACCGGCGACGAAGTCGTCGTCGGCGTGCAGGGGGCGGACGAGGAGACGGCCTCCGCGCTGTCGTTCGCTTTCGAAGCAGCGGCGGCCCGCGGCGCCGCGGTACGCGCGGTGCGGGCCTGGAGCCTGCCCACGGTCTTCACCTTCCGGCCGTCGACGATAC includes these proteins:
- a CDS encoding DMT family transporter; translated protein: MAWVVLIVSGVLETVWATALEASKNFSRLWPSLLFLGALALSMGGLSYAVNQIPLGTAYGVWVGIGAVGTAVYGMVALGDPATAARLLCLLLIIGGVVGLKLLH
- a CDS encoding universal stress protein, whose translation is MGAAAACERTARAPPSEQEQAAERLLEDAEKQVRERHPGVRVTTELATGPEVTMLAARSNDATMLVLGSRALGPVMGFLVGSIGLKALKRVRCPVVLVRSRERDGGTTGDEVVVGVQGADEETASALSFAFEAAAARGAAVRAVRAWSLPTVFTFRPSTIRRADEQGGIEELERQTLEEAVAPWRERYPQVPVVQDLGFGSAPEILLTASSHAQLLVIGCHVQPGGGRHIGAVGHAVLHFADVPVALVGGE